Below is a window of Nocardia asteroides DNA.
CCGCACGTCGGTGTCCTCGCCCCAGACGTCCTGCTGGGCCTGCTGGTCGAACAGCGCGAGGTGCCAGTTGTGCACGCCGATGATGCCGGCCACCCAGCCGGTCGAACCGCAGGCGCTGGCGATCTTGCGCACGGTGTCGTAGAAGACGACCGGGTCGGCGGCGTGGCCGCCCCACTGCTTGGGCTGGAGCAGCCGGAAGAAGCCGGTCTCCTGCAGCGCCTTCATGGATTCATCGGGGACGCGGCGCAGGTCCTCGGCCTCCTGCGCACGTTCACGCAGCGTCGGCAGCAGTGCCTCGACCCGTTCGGTCACTTCTTGCGTCATTTCGGAGCCCGCTCCTGCCTTGTCGGATCGACAACCGGTTCTTGTTCGACTCTGAGACTAGAACAGGTTCTCATTTCTGTCGAGAAGATCGCCCTACCTCGTATATAACAAGACGCGACAGAGAAGTTCGCTGGACAGCTGGCGTGAAGTGGCCTCGTTTTGTAACGTGTTCTAGTGAACAAGGAGGGTTCGGGATGGCAGTCAACCCCAAGGTGAGGGAACTCGATGTCGGCACAGTGCCGACGAGGTTTGCGCGTGGCTGGCACTGTGTCGGCCTGGCCTCGTCGTACCGCGACGGCAAGCCGCACGCGATCGAGATCTTCGGGACCAAGCTCGTGGTGTGGACCGACACCAACGACGAGATCCGCGTGCTCGACGCCTACTGCAGGCATATGGGCGGCGATCTGAGCATGGGCACGGTCAAGGGCGACGACATCGCCTGCCCGTTCCACGACTGGCGCTGGGGCGCCAACGGCAAGTGCACCTCGATTCCGTACGCGCGCCGCGTTCCGCCGCTGGCCCGCACCCGGAAGTGGACGACGCTCGAGCGCAACGGCCAGCTGTTCATCTGGCACGACCACGAGGGCAACGAGCCACCCGAGGACGTCACGATCCCGCACATCGAGGGCCCCTTCACCGACGCGGAGGGCAACCCCAGCGAGGAGCGCGACAGCGGCTGGACGCCGTGGACGTGGAACACGATGCGCATCGAGGGCTCCAATTGCCGCGAGATCATCGACAACGTCGTGGACATGGCGCACTTCTTCTACATCCACTATGCCTTCCCGACGTACTTCAAGAACGTCTTCGAGGGGCACGTGGCGACGCAGTTCCTCGAGACCAAGGGCCGTCCCGATATCGGCATGGCGGCCAAGTACGGCGGTGAGACGCTGCTGAAGTCGGAGGCGTCCTACTTCGGTCCGTCCTACATGATCAATCCGCTGGTCAACATCTACGGCGGGTACGAGATCAAGGTCGTGCTGATCAACTGCCACTACCCGGTCAGCCAGGACGAGTTCGTGCTGCAGTACGGCCTGACCGTCGAGAAGCCCAAGGGCATCGACGACGCGACCGCCGAGAAGCTCGCGGCCTCGATGACCGAGTTCTTCGGTGACGGCTTCCTGCAGGACGTCGAGATCTGGAAGCACAAGTCCAAGGTCGAGAATCCGCTGCTGTGCGAGGAGGACGGCCCGGTCTACCAGCTGCGCCGCTGGTACGAGCAGTTCTACGTGGATGTCGCCGATGTCACCGAGAAGATGACCCAGCGGTTCGAATTCGAGGTCGACACGACCAAGGCGAATCAGGCCTGGGAGGCCGAGGTGGCGGAGAACCTGCGCCGCAAGGCCGAGGCAGAAGCCGAAGCGGGCGTGTAACCATGGCTTCGACCTGGGCCAAGGCACCCGACTTCGCCGATCAGCCCGTGCGGCAGGCCGCGGTGCGGGCCCAGACCACGGTCGACAAGCAGCACTACCTGGACGACGGCCTGACACCGGTGCGGTGTCAGGCCTGTTCCGCCGAGGTCCTGGTGCGCAAGTCCAGCGCGCACCAGACCTCGGTCCAGTGGACCGAACGGCCGGACACGCACTGCCCGATCTTCGCCCAGCTCAGCGCGCACGGCGCGCGGCCGGGCAGGCCGGAATCGTGCCCGTCGCTGGAGAAGTCCATCAAGTGGGCGGTCGACGAGGGCGTGCTCGAGATTCCCGAGTGATCAGCTGAACGGGGAGTGCGGGCGTTCCTGCAGCACGCCGTCGAGGTAGATGTCGACCTTCTCGTTGTAGAAGCACGCCAGGCCGGCGATCTTCTGGCTCTCCGGCAACGGCGTGCGGTAGATCCACACGATGTCGCGGTGCTCGGTGCCGTCGACCTGGACGTGCCAGTAGTCGGCGGTGCCCTTGTACGGGCAGCTGGTGTGGGTGTCGGAGGCGGTCAGCAGATCCATCCGCACATCGGGCAGCGGCAGGTAGAACCGCGCGGGCAGCCCGGTTTCGAACAGGATGCGCGGCGAGGACGAGTCGGCGACGGTGACGCCGTCGATCTCGACCCGCACATTGCGCGAGCTGCCGAGGATGTCGACCCGCGAGTACGGATCGCGCGGGTGCACGAAGATGGGCTCGTCCTCCTCGAACCAGTCGAACGTGGCGAAGTCCAGCCGCACAGCGTCTTTCAGATCGGGCAGCGGTGAGTCGAGGTAGCGCAGGGCGGCGGCCTCGGCGCGCAGGCCGTCGACCAGCACGTCGTACCCGGTGCCCTCACCGCGGCTGGGGGAGTGCTCGGTGACCCCGTTCGGTTCCAGGTCGGCCTTGATGTCGGTCAGCGGAACGTAATAGGTGGGGTAGTACGGGATCTCCCAGACCAGCAGCGGCCGCAGCGTATCGGCCACCAGCAGCCCGTTCAGGTACGCCCGCACGCGTTTGTGCGCCGACTCGACCTTGACCCGCCCACGCTTGTCGTCGCTCATGTCCCCGACGCTACGCCGTCCTCGTGACACGAAGCCGGCCCCGCGGCTCGTGGCTGCGGGGCCGGCTTCGATGGCACCGGGACGGGTCAGTCGCCGACGGTGATGGCTTGGGCTTCCTCGACGCTGTGGGGCGCCGGGTCGTGGTCGTCGAGGTGGGCCAGGGCCTTGCGGCCGGCGAAAAGCGCGGCGACGGCGGCGGCGGTGAAGGCGGCGCCCAGCCAGAACGGGAGGGAGACGCTGTGCTCGCCCAGCTTGCCCGCCACCCACGGGGCCGCCGCGCCGCCGGCGAAGCGGACGAAGCTGTAGGCCGCCGAGGCGGTGGAGCGCTCGACCGGGGCGGAGATCATCACGGCCTCGGTGATCAGCGTGTTGTTCACGCCGAGGAACAGGCCCGCGATCACCACGCCGACGATCAGCACGATCTTGTGCTCGGCGAACAGGCCCATCACGGCCAGGTCGGCGGCGAACAGGCCCAGTGACAGGCCCATCATCGGCAGGGTCCCGAAGCGCGCCTGCAGTTTCGGTGCCAGGAACACCGAGGCCAGCGCGAGCAGGATGCCCCAGCCGCAGAAGATGAAGCCGATCGCGTAGGTGCCCATGTCCAGCGGGAACGGGGTGTAGGCGAGCAGGGTGAAGAAGCCGAAGTTGTACAGCAGCGCGGTGACGCTCACCGTCAGCAGGCCCCGGTGCCGAAGGGCCTTGAACGGCGCGGTGATCGACGTCGGCTTGGCCGGCTTGGGCATCTCGGGTAGCAGCACGACGATCGCGACGAAGGCGATGGCCATCAGCACCGACACACCGAAGAACGGTCCGCGCCAGCTGATTCCGCCGAGTAGTCCGCCCAGCAGGGGTCCCGTCGCGATGCCGATGCCGAGCGCGGCCTCATAGAGGATGATCGCCTTGGCGACGCCGCCGGTGGCCGCGCCCACGATGGTGGCCAGCGCGGTCGCGATGAACAGCGCGTTGCCCAGGCCCCAGCCCGCGCGGAAGCCGATGATCTCGCCGATCGTGCTCGACATGCCCGCCAGCGCGGCGAACACCACGATGATCGCCAGGCCGGACAGCAGCGTCTTCTTGGCGCCGAAGCGGCTCGAGATCACGCCGGTGACCAGCATGGCGACGCCGGTGACGGCCATGTAGCTGGTGAACAGCAGCGAGACCTGCGACGGGCTCGCGTTCAGCTGCTCGCCGATCGGCTTGAGAATGGGGTCGACCAGGCCGATGCCCATGAACGCGATCACGCTCGCGAAGGCGACAGCCCAGACGGCCTTGGGCTGTCCGGAGGGGGTGGTCGGCGCGGCGTCATTGTCGCGAGTCAACTGCTGGATGCTCATGGGCACTCCTGGTTGCTTCACTGATGACCGCGGGCAACCGCACGCAGGGCTGTCAGCAGGTCGTTCATGTCGGTGTCGAGCCGGATCAGCCGATCGAGATCGAAGTCGGCCAGTCCGGGCGCCATGGCGGCCGCGAAGGCGCGCCTGGCCTGGGTGAGGCGGGTTCGGCCCGCCGGGGTGAGTTCGACGAGAACCGCCCGGGAATCCTGCGGATCCCTGGTCCGGGTGGCGAGTCCGTCGGCGACGAGCCTGCCGATCAGCGCCGTTGCCGCCGGCTGTGAGCATCGATCGATCCGGGCGAACTCGCTGACCCGGATGCCGCCGTGCTCGTCGAGCACGGCGAGGGCCCGCATGACCGCGCGGGGCAGGTCGTCGTCGCTGATCGCCCCGGCGAGCCGGGTGAGCCGACCGGCAGTGACCAACAGGTCGACCACGATGTCGTCCGGGGAGGGCTGCTCTGTCTGCTGCACGCTCCATATTATTGCATAAGCTAACTATCTAAACCGAGCTTTCCCCGTCGTGACATCTCGCACAGACGCCGAAAGCCCCAGCCGACCTGCGGCTGGGGCTCTCGGAGCGGGACGGTCAGGCGGCGACGACCGGGCGGCTGCCGGTGCCGAACAGCTGGGCGGTCGCGTGCGCGCGCTTGAAGTACAGGTGCGCGTCGTGCTCCCAGGTGATCGCGATGCCACCGTGCAGCTGGATCATCTCGGCGGCCACGTGCGAGAAGGCCTCGGTGCAGTGCCTGCGCGCGACCCACACGTCCTCGGCCGCGCTCGGGCTGTTCTCGGCCACGGCCTGCGCGGCCGCCAGCGCCGTCGACTCGGCCGACTCCACCAGCACGTACATATCGGCCATCCGGTGCTTGAGCGCCTGGAAGCTGCCGATCGGCCTGCCGAACTGGACCCGCGAAGCGGTGTAGGCCACCGTCATGTCCAGGCAGCGCCGTGCCGCGCCGACCTGTTCGGCGGCGACCGCGGCCCAGGCGATCTCACGCAGCCGGGTGCGCAGGGCGGCCGGGTCGCCGGTGCCGATCCGGGTGGCCGGGGTGCCGGCGAAGGTGATCGTCGCCAGCCGGCGGGTGGGGTCGAGGGCCGGGGTCGAGACGACGGACACGCCAGCCGCGTCGGCCGTCGTCTCGAACAGGCCGTCGTCGGTGAGGACGAGCAGCAGTTCGGCCTGGCCGCCGTGCAGCACGTAATGCGCGGCGCCGGTGAGCTTTCCGTCTTCGGCGCGGACACCGGCGGCATCCCAGCCGGTGGTGTCGGCCCAGCACAGGGCCGCGGTGCGGGAGCCCTCGGCCAGATCGGGCAGCAGCCGTTCGCAGGCCTGCTCGTCACCCGAGAGCAGAATCGCCTGCACACCCAGCACCGCCGACCCGAGCATCGGCACCCCGGACAGCGCGGCGCCGAGTTCGCCCACCACCATCAGGGATTCGACCAGGCCGGCACCCGCGCCGCCCCACTCCTCCGGAACGGCGAGGGCCGCGACGCCGACCTGCTCGCACAGCATCGACCACAGTTTCGGGTCGTAACCCGGGTCGGTGTCCATGGCGGTACGCAGGGCCGCCGGCGTCGCGTGCTTGGCCAGCAGGGCGCGCACGCTGGTCCGGAATTCCAGCAGTTCGTTCGATGACATGAGGGTTCCTCTCAGACCGCGGCCGGGGCGCGCAGCGCGTCCGCGACGCGTCCGCGGTGGAAATCGGCGGTGCCCCAGGCGGTGCGCAGGGCGGCGACTCTGGTCAGCCACAGCGACAGGTCGCACTCGGCGGTGTAGCCGATGGCGCCGTGGACCTGCAGACCCACCCGCGCGGCACGATGGGCGGCATCGCCGCAGGCCACCAGCGCCGCCGACACGTCGCGGGCGCGGTCGGCCGAATCCAGGGTGAGGGCCGCGCGATAGACGAGCGGCTCGGCCAGATCCAGGGCGATCAGCACCTCGGCGAGCTGCTGCTTCACGGCCTGGAACTCGCCGATCACCCGGCCGAACTGCTTGCGCTGCTTGGCGTAGGTGGTGGTCTGCTCGAGGATCGCCCGACCCGCGCCGAGCAGTTGCGCGGCGCAGGCGAGCACGCCCACGTCGAAGGCGTAGTCGAGTGCGGCGGCGGCGTTCTCGGCGAGGACGTCACCCGCGACGACCCTGGCGAGCTTGCGCGCGGGGTCGATGGAGGTCACCGCCTCCGCCGCCGTGCCCGCCTGGGTGAGCTGATTACCGGCGGCCACGAGGACGAGATCGGCCGCCTCGGCATCGAGCGCGATACCGCGCTGGGACTCGAAGGTGATGGCGCCCAGCGATTCCCCGCTCGCCAGCGCGGGCAGCCACTGCTGCGCCAGGGCCGCGTCGGGAAGGCGTTGCAGCAGCGCGGGCAGCACCGCGGCCGATTCGATCACCGGGCCTGGCAGTGCGGCGCGACCAGTCTCGATCAGGGCAACGACCAGGTCGACCGGGGTCGCGTCGGCGCCGTCGTACCGCTCGTCGACGATCAGGCCGAACACACCCATCTCGGCGAGCTGGCGCAGCAGCGCCCGGCCCTTGCCGGTCTCACCCGCCGACCAGGCGCGCACGGCGGCGGGCACCTGTCCGGCGTCGAGGATCTTACGCAGCTCCGCCGCGAAGTCGAGTTGTTCGGTGCTGAGCGCGAATCTCATCGCGGACCTCCTGTGCTGGGAAGGGCGATGCGGGCCCCGTGATTGCCGGTGTTCATCGCTTGCTCTCGCGCGGCAGGCCGAGGATGCGTTCGGCGATGATGTTGCGCTGGATCTCGTTGGTACCGGCGTAGATCGGGCCGGACAGCGAGAAGAGATAGCCGTCGGTCCACTTGCTCGCGAGCTCGGCCGCGGGGCCGAGCAGGTCCAGTGCCGTCTCGTGCATGGCGATATCGAGGTCGGACCAGAACACCTTGGTGATCGAGGACTCGGCGCCGAGCTGGCCGCCGTCGGTCAGCCGGGTGACGGTGCCGAAGGTGTGCAGCCGGTAGGCCTCGGCCCCGATCCACGCGTCCACCACGGCATTGCGCGCGGCGGTGTCGGTGGGCTCGGCGGTCTCGGTCCACAGGTCGATGAGCCGCTGCGCGGTGGCGCTGAACCGGCCGGGGCTGCGCAGCGACAGGCCGCGCTCGTTGCTCGAGGTGGCCATGGCGACGCGCCAGCCCTCGTTGACCCCGCCGATCACGTCCTGATCGGGGACGAACACGTCGTCGAAGAAGATCTCCGCGAAACCGGGCTCGCCGTCGAGCTGCGGGATCGGGCGCACGCTCACGCCCTCGGCGGTGAGCGGGAACATCAGGTAGGTCAGCCCGTGGTGCCGCTGCGCCTCCGGGTCGCTGCGGAACAGGCCAAAGCCCCAGTCCGCGAACGCAGCGCGCGAGCTCCAGGTCTTCTGGCCGTTGAGGATCCAGCCGCCCTCGGCGCGCCGCGCGGTCGAACGCAGGCTCGCCAGGTCGCTGCCCGACTCGGGCTCCGACCAGGCCTGCGCCCAGATGTCCTCGGCGCGCGCCATCCGCGGCAGGATCCGCGCCAGCTGCTCGGTGGTGCCGTGCTCGAACAGCGTCGGCGCCAGCAGGAAGATGCCGTTCTGGCTCACCCGGCCCGGCGCGCCCGCGGCGTAGTACTCCTGCTCGAACAGCACCCATTCCAGGATCGAGGCGTCGCGGCCGCCGTATTCGGCGGGCCAGGACACCGCGGACAGCCGCGCGTCGGCCAGTTTCGCCTCCCACTCGCGATGCGCTTCGAAGCCCGCCTTGGTGTCCATGGAGGGCAGCGGCTCACGCGGCACATGGGTGGCGAGGAAATCGCGCACCTCCAGCTGGAACTCCCGGACTGCCGGGTCGATCTCGAGGTCCACTTACTTCGTCCCGTTCTGTTCGGTCGCGGCGCCCTTCATCGAGCGGGCGTTCATCCCGCCGAGCGAATCGGCGCCGACTTCGGCGTTGTGCGCGTGCGCGAAATGGTGCAGCCCGAAGACCGAGTCCATTCCGGAGCGCATTCCCATCAGGTCTTCGGCCTGGTTGACGGCCTTCTTGGTGAGCGCGAGGCCGAATTGCGGCATGGCCGAGATCTTCTCGGCCAGCGTCATCGTCTCGGTCTCGAGTTCCGCGCGCGGCACGACCCGGTTGACCATGCCCCACTCCTTGGCCTGGGCCGCGTCGAACCGGTCGCCGGTGAAGAGGAACTCCTTGGCCGCGCGCGGCCCCATCACCCACGGATGCGCGAAGTACTCCACGCCCGGGATACCCATGCGGACAACGGGGTCGGAGAAGAACGCGTCGTCGGAGCAGACGATCAGATCGCACACCCAGGCCAGCATCAGCCCGCCGGCGATGCAGGCGCCCTGCACCATCGCCACCATCGGCTTGGGGATCTCCCGCCAGCGGCGGCACATGCCCAGGTACACCTCGGACTCGCGGGCGAAGCGCTGATCGCCGCCCGCGCGGTCGACGTGGTCCCACCACAGCGCGGCTTTGTTCTCGTAGCGCACGTGGTGGTCGCGCCCCGGCGTGCCGATGTCGTGGCCCGCGCTGAAGTGTTTCCCGTTGCCCGCCAGCACGATCACCTTGACCTCGGGGTCCTCGACGGCCCGCACGAAGGCGGCGTCGAGGGCGTAGGTCATCTTCGAGTTCTGCGCGTTGCGGAACTCGGGCCGGTTCATGGTGACGACGGCGACCGATCCGCGCACCTCATAGGTGACGACCTCGTCGGTTTCGGAACTCACGACTTCTCCTCACGTAGCTCACGCTTGAGCACCTTGCCCGCCGCGCTGTAGGGCAGCTGGTCGCGGAACTCCACGAGCCGGGGCACTTTGAAATTGGCCAGCTTGCTCGCGGCGAAGGCGATCACCTCGTCCGCGGTCAGCGTCGAGCCGGCCTTGCGGACGACGACGGCCTTGCCGACCTCGCCCATCCGCTCGTCCGGCACGCCGAACACGGCCGATTCGGCGACGCCGTCGAGCCGGGCCAGGGTCTGTTCGATCTCGGCGGGGTACACGTTGAATCCGCCGGTGATGTACATGTCCTTGAGCCGGTCGGTGATCTTGAGATAGCCGCGCTCGTCGACGATGCCGATGTCGCCGGTGTGCAGCCAGCCGTCGGCGTCGATGGCCTCGGCGGTGGCCTCGGGATCGTCGAGGTAGCCCAGCATCACGTTCGGCCCGCGCAGCAGCACCTCACCGGCCTCGGACAGGCGCAGTTCGAAGTCGGCGATGGGTCCGCCGCAGGTGTTGGCGATGGTGACCGCGTCGTCGTCGGGACGGCACATGGTGCCGAAGCCGGCCGACTCGGACAGGCCGTAGGCGGTGATGACCACCTCGAACTCGAGGTCGTCGCGCATCCGCTCGATGAGCACCACCGGCACGGTCGCGGCGCCGGTGACGGCCACCCGCAGCGAGCTCAGGTCGCGCTCGTCGCGCTGCGGGTGTTCGAGGATGGTCTGGTAGATCGTCGGCGGACCGGTGAGCAC
It encodes the following:
- a CDS encoding enoyl-CoA hydratase produces the protein MNRPEFRNAQNSKMTYALDAAFVRAVEDPEVKVIVLAGNGKHFSAGHDIGTPGRDHHVRYENKAALWWDHVDRAGGDQRFARESEVYLGMCRRWREIPKPMVAMVQGACIAGGLMLAWVCDLIVCSDDAFFSDPVVRMGIPGVEYFAHPWVMGPRAAKEFLFTGDRFDAAQAKEWGMVNRVVPRAELETETMTLAEKISAMPQFGLALTKKAVNQAEDLMGMRSGMDSVFGLHHFAHAHNAEVGADSLGGMNARSMKGAATEQNGTK
- a CDS encoding acyl-CoA dehydrogenase family protein — translated: MRFALSTEQLDFAAELRKILDAGQVPAAVRAWSAGETGKGRALLRQLAEMGVFGLIVDERYDGADATPVDLVVALIETGRAALPGPVIESAAVLPALLQRLPDAALAQQWLPALASGESLGAITFESQRGIALDAEAADLVLVAAGNQLTQAGTAAEAVTSIDPARKLARVVAGDVLAENAAAALDYAFDVGVLACAAQLLGAGRAILEQTTTYAKQRKQFGRVIGEFQAVKQQLAEVLIALDLAEPLVYRAALTLDSADRARDVSAALVACGDAAHRAARVGLQVHGAIGYTAECDLSLWLTRVAALRTAWGTADFHRGRVADALRAPAAV
- a CDS encoding MFS transporter; translation: MSIQQLTRDNDAAPTTPSGQPKAVWAVAFASVIAFMGIGLVDPILKPIGEQLNASPSQVSLLFTSYMAVTGVAMLVTGVISSRFGAKKTLLSGLAIIVVFAALAGMSSTIGEIIGFRAGWGLGNALFIATALATIVGAATGGVAKAIILYEAALGIGIATGPLLGGLLGGISWRGPFFGVSVLMAIAFVAIVVLLPEMPKPAKPTSITAPFKALRHRGLLTVSVTALLYNFGFFTLLAYTPFPLDMGTYAIGFIFCGWGILLALASVFLAPKLQARFGTLPMMGLSLGLFAADLAVMGLFAEHKIVLIVGVVIAGLFLGVNNTLITEAVMISAPVERSTASAAYSFVRFAGGAAAPWVAGKLGEHSVSLPFWLGAAFTAAAVAALFAGRKALAHLDDHDPAPHSVEEAQAITVGD
- a CDS encoding acyl-CoA dehydrogenase family protein; amino-acid sequence: MSSNELLEFRTSVRALLAKHATPAALRTAMDTDPGYDPKLWSMLCEQVGVAALAVPEEWGGAGAGLVESLMVVGELGAALSGVPMLGSAVLGVQAILLSGDEQACERLLPDLAEGSRTAALCWADTTGWDAAGVRAEDGKLTGAAHYVLHGGQAELLLVLTDDGLFETTADAAGVSVVSTPALDPTRRLATITFAGTPATRIGTGDPAALRTRLREIAWAAVAAEQVGAARRCLDMTVAYTASRVQFGRPIGSFQALKHRMADMYVLVESAESTALAAAQAVAENSPSAAEDVWVARRHCTEAFSHVAAEMIQLHGGIAITWEHDAHLYFKRAHATAQLFGTGSRPVVAA
- a CDS encoding Rieske 2Fe-2S domain-containing protein, whose translation is MAVNPKVRELDVGTVPTRFARGWHCVGLASSYRDGKPHAIEIFGTKLVVWTDTNDEIRVLDAYCRHMGGDLSMGTVKGDDIACPFHDWRWGANGKCTSIPYARRVPPLARTRKWTTLERNGQLFIWHDHEGNEPPEDVTIPHIEGPFTDAEGNPSEERDSGWTPWTWNTMRIEGSNCREIIDNVVDMAHFFYIHYAFPTYFKNVFEGHVATQFLETKGRPDIGMAAKYGGETLLKSEASYFGPSYMINPLVNIYGGYEIKVVLINCHYPVSQDEFVLQYGLTVEKPKGIDDATAEKLAASMTEFFGDGFLQDVEIWKHKSKVENPLLCEEDGPVYQLRRWYEQFYVDVADVTEKMTQRFEFEVDTTKANQAWEAEVAENLRRKAEAEAEAGV
- a CDS encoding MarR family winged helix-turn-helix transcriptional regulator; protein product: MQQTEQPSPDDIVVDLLVTAGRLTRLAGAISDDDLPRAVMRALAVLDEHGGIRVSEFARIDRCSQPAATALIGRLVADGLATRTRDPQDSRAVLVELTPAGRTRLTQARRAFAAAMAPGLADFDLDRLIRLDTDMNDLLTALRAVARGHQ
- a CDS encoding acyl-CoA dehydrogenase family protein, whose translation is MDLEIDPAVREFQLEVRDFLATHVPREPLPSMDTKAGFEAHREWEAKLADARLSAVSWPAEYGGRDASILEWVLFEQEYYAAGAPGRVSQNGIFLLAPTLFEHGTTEQLARILPRMARAEDIWAQAWSEPESGSDLASLRSTARRAEGGWILNGQKTWSSRAAFADWGFGLFRSDPEAQRHHGLTYLMFPLTAEGVSVRPIPQLDGEPGFAEIFFDDVFVPDQDVIGGVNEGWRVAMATSSNERGLSLRSPGRFSATAQRLIDLWTETAEPTDTAARNAVVDAWIGAEAYRLHTFGTVTRLTDGGQLGAESSITKVFWSDLDIAMHETALDLLGPAAELASKWTDGYLFSLSGPIYAGTNEIQRNIIAERILGLPRESKR
- a CDS encoding DUF427 domain-containing protein, whose translation is MSDDKRGRVKVESAHKRVRAYLNGLLVADTLRPLLVWEIPYYPTYYVPLTDIKADLEPNGVTEHSPSRGEGTGYDVLVDGLRAEAAALRYLDSPLPDLKDAVRLDFATFDWFEEDEPIFVHPRDPYSRVDILGSSRNVRVEIDGVTVADSSSPRILFETGLPARFYLPLPDVRMDLLTASDTHTSCPYKGTADYWHVQVDGTEHRDIVWIYRTPLPESQKIAGLACFYNEKVDIYLDGVLQERPHSPFS